GACCTGCTAGCTTCTAATTTAAGGACTTTATGAACACACATTATAAAACAGAAATAATTTAGCTTGTGCTCGCATAATCATTTGCAGTGGAACAGTTCTCTTATTGTTAGATATACGTTTTTGATCGATGTTTTATAACCTAATTTGAGATTATCTAGTAAGTAGAAATGAGGACAAACAAATGAAAAAAAGCTGCGCATGGTTAGATGATACAAATAAAATACGTGTCGAATTTACAGAGATTCCAGATCAAACGACAATAAACCCAGTTATAAAAAACAAGCAGCGAAACTTTGAGATCGAATCAACGGAATGGAATGAAAAGGTAGTAACAATCATACTGAAGCAAAGCGTAGATTGTGAAGAGGATATGATGTTATATTGGCAAGACATGGAGCTTCAAATCCATCCAAGAGGGATTGTACGTACGGTCGCTTTTGAGAAAAAATATGATGCAAGTGATACGAAACTTGGCGCGCAGTATGGTCGTAGAAAAACGTCCTTCTCGATTTGGGCGCCGACAGCGACAAATATGGTGCTAGTCTTAAATGAGAAAGCACACATCATGTATAAAGAAACAAAAGGTGTTTGGACAGTTACCGTGCGTGGCAACTATCATTTAGCACGTTATTATTTTTTAGCTACAGTAAATGGTGAAAAACAAAAGATCAACGATCCCTATGCAAAAGGTATGACGGCAAACAGTGAAGAAGGCGTTGTTTTAGATCTTCGCAGAACAGATCCAGAAGGTTTTCGAACCCATACGTATGCACCAGTGTCAAAAGCAGATGCAATTATTTACGAGCTTCACGTTCGTGATGCGACAAGCTCGGTAGAAAGTGGGATCAGTAAAAGCCATCGAGGCAAATTTCTTGGACTAACAGAATTGAACACGACAAATCCTGCGGGTTATTCAACAGGTTTGTCTTATATAAGTGAATTAGGCTGTACACATGTTCAATTCCTGCCACTGCAGGATTTTGCGCGAGCAGATGAATTAAATCCTAGTGAAAGCTACAATTGGGGCTATGATCCACTCCAATACTTTGTGCCGGAAGGAAGTTTCGCAACAGATGCAACAGACCTAGTGTTACGTGTGAAAGAATGCAAAGAAATGATTCATGCCTTTCACAAAGAGGGATTGTCCGTCATTTTAGATGTCGTCTTTAATCACGTCTATGATTTCGAAAATTCTAATTTTGAAAAAGTGTTACCAGGCTACTTTTTTCGATACCAAACGGATGGTACAGTTAGCGACGCGACAGGCACAGGAAACGATCTCGCAACAGAGAGAAGAATGGTTCGCAAGTTTATTCTGGAATGTGTCGATTATTGGTTAAAGGAATACCGTGTCGACGGTTTTCGCTTTGATTTAATGGGGGTAATCGATATACAAACGATGCTGGCGATTCAGGATCGATGCAACCAAGAAGACCGTCCAATTTTATTGCTAGGTGAAGGATGGGAATTAGATACACCACTTTTACCTGAACAGAAATCTTCCATGGCTCAAAGTGATCACTTGCAAGGTATTAGTTTCTTTAACGACAGCTTTCGTGACGCGATAAAAGGAACGTTATTTGATCAATTAAATACAGGTTATGTGAATGGTAATGGCGCATATATCGAGAAATTACCTCAGCTGGTTGCCGGTTCCAGTGACGAACGATTTGGAGATCGATTGTTTTCCAATCCGTTTCAATCGGTTAATTATGTCGAGTGTCATGATAATCATACGTTGTGGGATCGATTCGTTCTGTCCAATCCGACAACTTCAGATAAAGATAAACAATACATGCATCAATTAGCAACAGGATTAACCCTTCTAAGCCAAGGTATCCCATTTATCCATGCAGGACAAGAATTTTTTCGCACAAAGAATGGTGACGAAAATAGCTATCTCTCAGGTGACCAGATTAATCAATTGGATTGGTCGCAGCGCGGGAGAGAGGACCAAAATGTGCAATGGATAAGACGTTTAATTCAATTTAGAAAAGCATCTCATTTATTTCAAATTGGAAATGTAGTTGAAATGGAACATCGTTTGCATATCATTCACTCTCCAAACCCAGTGTTTGGATTTCTATTAGCGGGAGCGGATGAAGATTTGGTCGTCTTTATAAACCCAACCAATGATGAAATACAAATAGAAATGCCTGCCCTTGGTAGATGGGAAAAGTCACTTAGTAATCACTCACAAGTAGTAACGGAAATAAGTTGCCTGTTAGATTCATGTGTAGTTATTCAAGGTTATGAGTTAGCTGTTTTAAAAAAAGAAAGACGCTGATAAAAGCATATGATAAAAAATCTAGCCAACAGGTATAATTACTAAACTTTCTCGCTTAAAAAATAAGCTGATCGTTGGCTGTGTTCACAATATAACAGAACTTATGCCCCGCTCCTCAAGCGAAATGGGCTCCCTTTCCGCAGGCACGGCTTCAGCTAACTCGGATAAGCAAAGAACGCTTTCCGAGTGGATCTTCAGCTCGCTCTGTTCCTGCAGGAGTGTCACCCATTTCGCTTGATACGCTAGGTTTAGTCCGTTAATTGAAATTGCGTAAAAGACGCTATTATTCGTAATTAATGGGTAACTAAAGCAAGCGTAAGAAAAAATGAATAGTGATTTTATCACCTCTATAAAAAAAGATGCACTTATCCCGCGAAGGTAGCAAGTGGTTGACACTCCTGTGGGAACAGCAAATGTTTTAGGGGGGATGAGTAATCGCAATCCCACAAACCGAAGATTCTCTATAGAAGCGTTCTTTGGGCCTGCGATTACTCGACCCACCTAAAACATTTGCTTCTATAGATAGCTAAGGTTGTGTCCACGGAAAGGGAGACCATTTGCTACCGTAGCGTGTCTAAAATTTATAAGACTCTCACCACAGAGTTTCTCTCAAGTTCGTAAGATGATTTTAAAAGAAGTGTGAAGTCAACTACTAGTAATACCAATACTTAAATGACTGATTCACTCTGCGAAAGTTGATCAATTATGCTAATATAGTAAAAGAAGTTATTACTATTAGTTGGGGGCTTTTAAAATTGAAAGATTTTTTCAAATATAAGATTTTTTTAGTAATGGGTGGCTTTCAGTTACTCGTATGTTTAGGATTTGGTTATTTGCTAGTTACAAGGTTCGAAAATAATCCACTATTAATTGTTGTGGAAGTTCTCTTGGTTATAGGTGTTTTATTAAATTACGTGTTTTATCGCTATTTTAAAAAAATATATACTAAAATAGATAAGTAAATATGTAGGGAGCAATGATGATAGCGATCATTGCTCCCTTTCCCATTTTTATCTGTTGTTTAAATTTTCTGATAATTATCAAAATGAAAAGCTGTGAATGAAATTTTTGTTGCTAATTATGATACAATAGTAGTGTTGTAAAGGAGGGGAAAGACATGGATCCACTAGATATTGTCGGTAATTTAGATCATGTAAAACCAGCGTACCAGCCCATTTTTAGTGCGATTACCCACTCGATTACGGGTTATGAAGTATTGGGCCGTTTTTATAATGGCGAAGAATGGGTAAGTTTAAGCGATTTTTTTCACGATATAGAAGTGCCTGATGAATTTAAAGTTGAAGTTGATCAACATCTCTTACATATTGCAATTAGAGAAATGTTGGCATCAGATCAAACGTCTTTTTTATGTATTAATCGTAATGCAAAGCAATTACTACTGAATGATGGGGAAGATTTATTGCAAGCATTACAGAAGTTTGAAAAAGAGGGCTTCGCAATGAATCGAATTGTGATTGAAGTGACAGAAGAAGACATAGACGAAGATTTTGAAAATATAAATCATTTATTACTTTATTATAAAACGTATGGCATTCAGATTGCGATTGATCATGTCGGTGCTAAAAGTGCTAATATCGATCGAATTCGCCAACTGGAACCGCATATGTTAAAAATAGATACACGCATAATTGGTAGCTATAAAGAGGAAGGATTTCAAGACATCATGTATTCACTTGCAATGCTAGCGCATCGGATCGGTGCAGCATTATTATTTGAGAATATTGAAGATGATTTCTTGCAATACTTTGCATGGAAAAATGGTGGTCGTTATTATCAAGGCTTCTATTTAGCTAAACCTGCTTTTGAACTTGGTTCGACCGAGACAGTAAACGTAAATATTAGTGAAAAAGTCTCGGAATATATCCAACGGGAAAAATCATTGATTGAAGAGCGTTTAGGTTATATTTTATCTTGGGAAGAAAAACTGAAACAGTTACTACCACAGTGGAAAGATCCGGAAAATGTTGATGGCTTTATTGAGGTGGTAACAAGTAACTTTAATCAAGAAAGCTTCCGGATGTACGTTTGTGATAGTAATGGACAACAAGTGTCCGCTAACTTTAGAAAACAATCCACAAGTTGGGAAATTGAATCTGATCGAAAAGGATCGAACTGGGCATTTCGTCCGTACTTTTTAGAAAATATGATGCAAATGAAAATATGGAAAAAAGGCATATTATCTGATATATACTCCGATATTGAGACAAGAGAATTAATCCGAACATTTAGTTATCCACTATCTAGCTCATACTATTTATTTATAGATATACAATATACATTTATTTATGAGAATGAATGTTTATTAATTTGAGCACTAACACATAAAGAGGGTTCCGCTAAACCATGCGGAACTTTCGCCATTTATAAACAGAAGAAGTAGGTGTATTCATGCATGTTTATCACCAGTTTGTCCGGCGTATTATTATAAATTATTTACTTGGTTCCTTTGTTGCTGTCTTACTTGTCGGAGGGACGTTTATCTTTACAACGTTAGAAATACCTGAAGTTGAGCTATCTGTTATGCTCGCTACGATTCTTCTGTCGCTTGTTGTCATGATGGGGGCGGAATTATATGTGTTACACAAAGATTTACACTTGATTAAGTTTGCGACGTCTCATAGGGAACTTTCGATGGAAGAAATTACTGCAGCGTATAAACAAACACATCGCTTTCCATTTTTAACGGTGCGTAGAATTTTGTTACCTCATTTCCTTGGATTTTCGATTCCAGCTGGAGCTATCTCTATTCTATTTATTCAAATGGGGATCTTACATGTTTCCTATCAATATGTGGTATATGCGTATATTGGATCTGCTTTAGTTGCCGTTATGCATGGACTTGTTGAATATTACCTGAGCATTGAGGCTATTAAACCAGTTTTAGCTGATATAAGAAAAAAAGCAAGGACGATGCACCAAGTTGAACTATCTACACATGGTTATATACTCGTAACAATTAGAAAAACGTTAATAGCTAGTGCTTTAGTAATTGGTGTATCACCAATCTTATTATTTACGGTAGCTGCTCAAATTCGTTTAGAAGAGGTGGCACCTGAAATTGCCGCTGATTATTGGAATTGGGCTGGAGCAATTATTGTCATGAGCATGTTGTTCGCCTCTTTGAGTGCATGGTTATTTGCTAAATCAATTCAAGATCCAATTACAGAATTACAAGTTTCGATGAAAAAAGTACAGGAAGGGAATTTAGCAGTAGATGCACAAGACAATTATTCCAATGATTTTTCAAAACTAATCGATGGATTTAATCACATGGTCATCTCTCTAAAGGATAAAGACACGATTAATCAAGAGCTTTTAGAAAGTTTTATTACCACTTTGGCTGCAGCATTGGATGCACGCGATCCATATACAGCTGGTCATTCAATTCGGGTTTCGCAAAATGCAGTGAAAATAGGAGAAGGACTGGGTCTAGATGAAAAGGAATTAATTCTTTTACGCAAAACGGGTCTTCTTCATGATATTGGTAAAATAGGTGTAGAAGATAGTGTTTTACTGAAAGATGGTAAATTAACAGACGAAGAGTTTACTAAAATACAAGCACATCCAGTTTTGGGTGAAAATATTCTTAAACAAGTTAAACCACAAGAAGCAATGGAGCAAATGTTGCCTGGTGTTAGATCACATCATGAAAGATTTGATGGGAAGGGGTATCCTGATCAGTTAAAAGGAGAAGCCATTCCATTGTTCGGACGCATTATTGCAGTGGCAGATGCATTTGATGCGATGACCTCAAACAGGCCATATCGAAATGCGATGCCAAAAGAGCGTGCATATGACATTATAAGAAGTGGAGCAGGAACACAGTGGGACGCTGAGTGTGTATCAATCTTTTTAACACAACATGGGCAAGCTAAATAAAAAACAGGGTAACGACAAAAGTAGTCGGCACCCTGTTTTTTTATAAGTAGATAGGGAAAATAACCAAATCATGCAAACCTCTTTGTTGGTCTTTCTTGCAGTCTTCAGAAATTTCATCGCCTCGAACTGCTTACTTCTATTTTGTTGGCTTTTTGAACTCATTATTATAAGAATACCAATCTCCAATTCGATCGACATCTTCTTCTTCAAGCTCAGCTAATATATAGTTTCTCCCAAAAAAATTATTAAGGATAGAGCCTTTTAAAGTGGCCAGCCCTTGTTCGCGATGAAGTATGTGCTGCTTCTTTTCAAAAGCTTGAATACGCTTTTGCTTTAGCATAATCGTTTCTTTTGATAACTGACGCATCTGCAGTGTTAACATGGATTCGGTAAGCTTGAAACCAGTTGTGCGGTGAGTCAGGATACCTAACAGAATAGATAAAGCTAATATGATAAGTGGAATCCATATCCAATCGATAAAGAAGATACCTACAGCAATTGATGCAAGTATGGGAATCCAAGTTGAACGTAAAAGATAGTAAGGTAATGCCCGTTTTGGTAAGGCTGTATAGTTCTCAGGTAGATCACTATACTCTGGGATTATTTCATCTAAAAAGTCGTGTATCTTATTTTTGCTTAATAGAGGAAACAGAATCGTATTTGTTCCTTCTTGTTTATCTGTTTCCCCACCTGCAATCTCAACAAAAATTGTTGCTAATCCTAGCGGTTGGCGAATAATAGATTGTGTGATACCGACAGCTTGAATACGTTTCAACGGAATAGTTGTCTGTTTCTTTTCTAACAATCCGCGCGTAATATATAACTCCTCTTCATATCTCGTAATTGTGAAATTTCCATATTTTATCATCGTACCTAATATACCAACTAGCCAAACGCCAATAAAGAATAGGATCGATAATAGCACAATTGTTTCAATCGCTTGTGATATAAGCCAAGTGGTTGTTTCTTGGTAGAATTTATCTGGAATAAGTGTTTCAACCTGAGATGAAAGAAAAGCTAGTAATGCTAAAATAATTCCAAAACTTCCAGATGTTGTTCCTGCAATAAATAATTTGCGAAATGAAATTGTTCGAGATGGATAATCCCCCTCAGACTTTGTGTCGTCTTCAACGAGTTTCTCTTC
The nucleotide sequence above comes from Paraliobacillus zengyii. Encoded proteins:
- the pulA gene encoding type I pullulanase, with translation MKKSCAWLDDTNKIRVEFTEIPDQTTINPVIKNKQRNFEIESTEWNEKVVTIILKQSVDCEEDMMLYWQDMELQIHPRGIVRTVAFEKKYDASDTKLGAQYGRRKTSFSIWAPTATNMVLVLNEKAHIMYKETKGVWTVTVRGNYHLARYYFLATVNGEKQKINDPYAKGMTANSEEGVVLDLRRTDPEGFRTHTYAPVSKADAIIYELHVRDATSSVESGISKSHRGKFLGLTELNTTNPAGYSTGLSYISELGCTHVQFLPLQDFARADELNPSESYNWGYDPLQYFVPEGSFATDATDLVLRVKECKEMIHAFHKEGLSVILDVVFNHVYDFENSNFEKVLPGYFFRYQTDGTVSDATGTGNDLATERRMVRKFILECVDYWLKEYRVDGFRFDLMGVIDIQTMLAIQDRCNQEDRPILLLGEGWELDTPLLPEQKSSMAQSDHLQGISFFNDSFRDAIKGTLFDQLNTGYVNGNGAYIEKLPQLVAGSSDERFGDRLFSNPFQSVNYVECHDNHTLWDRFVLSNPTTSDKDKQYMHQLATGLTLLSQGIPFIHAGQEFFRTKNGDENSYLSGDQINQLDWSQRGREDQNVQWIRRLIQFRKASHLFQIGNVVEMEHRLHIIHSPNPVFGFLLAGADEDLVVFINPTNDEIQIEMPALGRWEKSLSNHSQVVTEISCLLDSCVVIQGYELAVLKKERR
- a CDS encoding EAL domain-containing protein; this translates as MDPLDIVGNLDHVKPAYQPIFSAITHSITGYEVLGRFYNGEEWVSLSDFFHDIEVPDEFKVEVDQHLLHIAIREMLASDQTSFLCINRNAKQLLLNDGEDLLQALQKFEKEGFAMNRIVIEVTEEDIDEDFENINHLLLYYKTYGIQIAIDHVGAKSANIDRIRQLEPHMLKIDTRIIGSYKEEGFQDIMYSLAMLAHRIGAALLFENIEDDFLQYFAWKNGGRYYQGFYLAKPAFELGSTETVNVNISEKVSEYIQREKSLIEERLGYILSWEEKLKQLLPQWKDPENVDGFIEVVTSNFNQESFRMYVCDSNGQQVSANFRKQSTSWEIESDRKGSNWAFRPYFLENMMQMKIWKKGILSDIYSDIETRELIRTFSYPLSSSYYLFIDIQYTFIYENECLLI
- a CDS encoding HD domain-containing phosphohydrolase → MHVYHQFVRRIIINYLLGSFVAVLLVGGTFIFTTLEIPEVELSVMLATILLSLVVMMGAELYVLHKDLHLIKFATSHRELSMEEITAAYKQTHRFPFLTVRRILLPHFLGFSIPAGAISILFIQMGILHVSYQYVVYAYIGSALVAVMHGLVEYYLSIEAIKPVLADIRKKARTMHQVELSTHGYILVTIRKTLIASALVIGVSPILLFTVAAQIRLEEVAPEIAADYWNWAGAIIVMSMLFASLSAWLFAKSIQDPITELQVSMKKVQEGNLAVDAQDNYSNDFSKLIDGFNHMVISLKDKDTINQELLESFITTLAAALDARDPYTAGHSIRVSQNAVKIGEGLGLDEKELILLRKTGLLHDIGKIGVEDSVLLKDGKLTDEEFTKIQAHPVLGENILKQVKPQEAMEQMLPGVRSHHERFDGKGYPDQLKGEAIPLFGRIIAVADAFDAMTSNRPYRNAMPKERAYDIIRSGAGTQWDAECVSIFLTQHGQAK
- a CDS encoding PH domain-containing protein — encoded protein: MSEPKRLHPAAIIFRAINTIRQSIFGLLPIILIASNDGFFKYVILGVIVLTIVFIVLNVIGWMKFTYQLDEDQLRIEQGIFIRKKRTISKHRIQSIDLSQNIIHRIFGLTKVQIETAGSDQDVDAALSAVTFTEGQWLHDQLKAKRPTTTNSEEKLVEDDTKSEGDYPSRTISFRKLFIAGTTSGSFGIILALLAFLSSQVETLIPDKFYQETTTWLISQAIETIVLLSILFFIGVWLVGILGTMIKYGNFTITRYEEELYITRGLLEKKQTTIPLKRIQAVGITQSIIRQPLGLATIFVEIAGGETDKQEGTNTILFPLLSKNKIHDFLDEIIPEYSDLPENYTALPKRALPYYLLRSTWIPILASIAVGIFFIDWIWIPLIILALSILLGILTHRTTGFKLTESMLTLQMRQLSKETIMLKQKRIQAFEKKQHILHREQGLATLKGSILNNFFGRNYILAELEEEDVDRIGDWYSYNNEFKKPTK